A stretch of DNA from Candidatus Afararchaeum irisae:
TCTCGAAGTCTTCCTTACCCTTACCGCCCGACATCTTTACTGTGTGAGCCTCACACGGTTCGAGGTCGTCTAGCTTCGTCTCGTGGTAGTCGCAGTAGGGCGACGACGTACCTCCGTCCTCGACGTATTCGAGATATATACAGTTGCCGCAGTACCTGTCTCCCGTGAACCCCGAGTCTGTCGGGACGTTGTCGAGAGAACGCGGCTCCTGAGCAGGCGACTCGAACTCGGGCTCGGTCTCTGTCGCCGAGGTGTCGTCTCCGAGTATCTCGGCGTCAGTTCCGTCTCCTCTTCCACCGCCTCCACTTCCACCTCCGCCGGATGTCGACGACGAGAGGGATGTCGAGAGGGACGTCGAGGACATATCAGAGACAGCCATCGATCCGAAGCCACCGCTCCCCGAGTCGTCAGTCGTGGAAGCCGCCGACTTGACCGGCTCGCCTTCGTCCTCGTCGGAGTAGCCGACAGAGATCGGCTTCCCAGGCGATGAGAGCTCTATCCTGAGTTCGAGGTCGAGTATCGACTTGAAGAGCGCGAGGAACTCGATTACAGAGCCGCCGCCGTAGACTAAGACGACTGTCCACGTCAGGTCGGTGGGGTCGCCGTGCCACATATGGGGATAGACGTAGGTGAATACGAGTATTCCGACGAAAGACGTTCCTACACCCACGAGGGCTATCCTCCTGTCCTCCCACGACGCCGGGAGTACCGTGAATATACCGAGGAAGGTCACCGGAACGCCTATACCCGCGAATATACCTCCTATCCCCCACTGTTCGGTCGGGTTCGAAGCGCCGAAGAGACCCCCCACGGTCTCCGAGACGCTTATTATACCGCCGAGGAGAACCAGGAACACCCCGAAGCCCACGAGTCCTAAGCCGATGTACAGACGTCTCTCGGTCTCTATCTCGCCGACCCTACGTCTGTACTTCTCTCGGATGCCCGCCATGTGACTCAGTAGTATACGAGGAACAATAGTCTTTCGCTCATTGTTAACTAAAGTCGGAGTTTGAGCCTGAGCAAATGCTTTCAAGCCTCGACGGTATCTAAGGACATGAGACGCAGAGAGCTACTCGGAGCCATAGGAACCGTAGCAGTTGCGGGATGTACGTCACTAGACGGCGGAGGCGGAGATGACTCCGGAACGCGAACGCGTTATGTGTCGAGTTCGTTCTCAGCCGCGTCAGGCAACTGTGGAACACAGACTGACGAGGAGCCCGAGGTCGAGTTCAACAAGAAGGATCTCACTGTTTCGGTCTCGGGTGTCCTCAACGGAAGAGACACGTGTGAGACGGCGGAGATAGCCTCGGCGGAGTACTCGTCCGACGACGACAGCTTCAGAGTCGAGATCGAGACTGTGAAACACGACACCGACAAGATGTGTGCCCAGTGTATCACCGAGATAGAGTACTCGGCGAAGTTCGGCTTTGAGGGCGGTCTGCCGTCGAAGGTCACAGTAGTTGAGTCAGACACCAACGGAACCGAGTCGACGACAGTTCTGCGGTCGGGCTCGTAAACCTCTAAAGAGTCGGCGTCCAACCTCGTGTATGGAGATAACTGCCGAGGTCATGAACGGCGACAGCTACGAGGTCGAGGTCGAAGACGACGCCGTCTATGCCGAGATACTCGACGAGGTCGGCTTAAACCCCGAGGGAGCCGTCGTCGTAGTCGAGGGGAGACCCGTACCCGAGGACGGACGCGTGTCTGAGGATATCGAGGAGGTGAAGG
This window harbors:
- a CDS encoding ubiquitin-like small modifier protein 2, producing the protein MEITAEVMNGDSYEVEVEDDAVYAEILDEVGLNPEGAVVVVEGRPVPEDGRVSEDIEEVKVMRTVSGGRG